One Actinomadura viridis genomic region harbors:
- a CDS encoding multifunctional oxoglutarate decarboxylase/oxoglutarate dehydrogenase thiamine pyrophosphate-binding subunit/dihydrolipoyllysine-residue succinyltransferase subunit codes for MTDFGANEWLVDELYQKYLEDPNSVDEAWWNFFADYQPDSRPAVTPASPGAPQATTGTANGTAAAPPTPQAPATAPKAPAAAPKAPAKSAAAKPAAPAPAVPAGAEEVRLRGVAARTATNMEASLAVPTATSVRAVPAKLLIDNRIVINNHLKRGRGGKVSFTHLIGFAIVRALAAMPEMNSAYTEVDGKPVLIRPEHVNFGLAIDLQKADGQRQLVVPSIKAADTLDFRQFWAAYEEIVRKARGNKLTLEDFQGTTISLTNPGTIGTVHSVPRLMPGQGTIIGVGAMEYPAEFAGASEETLSRMGISKVMTLTSTYDHRIIQGAQSGDFLRRIHRLLLGEDGFYDEIFEALRIPYEPVRWVQDISATHEDDVAKVARVHELIHAYRVRGHLMADTDPLEYKQRRHPDLDILQHGLTLWDLEREFATGGFGGKPTMKLRDILGVLRMAYCRTVGIEYMHIQDPEERAWIQERVEVPHDKPSREEQLHVLRRLNSAEAFETFLQTKFVGQKRFSLEGGESVIPLLDSVISAAAKAHLDEVVIGMAHRGRLNVLANIVGKSYGQIFGEFEGNLDPRSAQGSGDVKYHLGAAGDFVADDGSKIHCELVANPSHLETVDPVLEGVVRAKQDLLDVGEAGFSVLPVLIHGDAAFAGQGVVAETLNLSQLRGYRTGGTVHVVINNQVGFTTAPEYSRSSVYSTDVARMIQAPIFHVNGDDPEACARVARLAFEYRQTFKKDVVIDMVCYRRRGHNEGENPSFTQPLMYDLIDAKRSVRKLYTEALIGRGDITVEEAEASLRDYQLQLERAFTETREAVKKPLEPGSVVKPDVEERIPIDHGSAGTAIGAEVVKRIIESQVSLPEDFNVHPRLQPILQRRVQSIEDDAIDWATGELLALGSLLIDGRPVRLVGQDSRRGTFGQRHAVLVDRRTGEEYTPLKQFGQGVSKFYVHDSLLSEYAAMGFEYGYSMTRPDALVAWEAQFGDFANGAQSIVDEYISSGEQKWGQRSSVVLLLPHGYEGQGPDHSSARIERYLQLCAQDNMTVVYPTTSANYFHLLRWQVLSGRGKPLVVFTPKVLLRLKAAASRVSEITGGAFQPVIPDTDPAIDPAGVRRVLLTTGKIYYEVVNARKSAGATDTAVVRVERLYPPPVDEIKAELAKYPAGAEVVWVQDEPANMGAWPFMALKLSHHIEGLNMKRVSRPASSSPAVGSAKLHQAEQEALLARLFGEQK; via the coding sequence ATGACAGATTTCGGTGCCAACGAGTGGCTGGTCGACGAGCTGTACCAGAAGTACCTCGAGGACCCCAACTCGGTTGACGAGGCCTGGTGGAATTTCTTCGCGGACTACCAGCCGGACTCCCGGCCGGCCGTGACCCCCGCCTCTCCCGGGGCGCCCCAGGCCACCACCGGTACGGCCAACGGCACCGCGGCGGCTCCGCCGACACCGCAGGCCCCCGCCACGGCGCCCAAGGCGCCCGCGGCAGCGCCCAAGGCGCCCGCGAAGTCCGCCGCGGCCAAGCCCGCCGCCCCCGCCCCCGCCGTGCCGGCGGGCGCGGAGGAGGTTCGGCTGCGCGGCGTGGCGGCCCGGACGGCCACCAACATGGAGGCCAGCCTGGCGGTCCCGACCGCGACCAGCGTGCGCGCCGTCCCGGCCAAGCTGCTGATCGACAACCGGATCGTCATCAACAACCACCTCAAGCGCGGGCGCGGCGGGAAGGTGTCGTTCACGCACCTGATCGGCTTCGCCATCGTGCGGGCGCTGGCGGCGATGCCGGAGATGAACAGCGCCTACACCGAGGTCGACGGCAAGCCGGTGCTGATCAGGCCCGAGCACGTCAACTTCGGCCTGGCCATCGACCTGCAGAAGGCCGACGGCCAGCGGCAGCTGGTGGTGCCGAGCATCAAGGCCGCCGACACCCTCGACTTCCGCCAGTTCTGGGCGGCCTACGAGGAGATCGTCCGCAAGGCGCGCGGCAACAAGCTGACCCTTGAGGACTTCCAGGGCACCACGATCAGCCTGACCAACCCCGGCACCATCGGCACCGTGCACTCGGTGCCGCGCCTGATGCCCGGGCAGGGCACCATCATCGGCGTGGGCGCGATGGAGTACCCGGCCGAGTTCGCCGGCGCCTCCGAGGAGACGCTGTCGCGGATGGGGATCAGCAAGGTCATGACGCTGACCTCCACCTACGACCACCGCATCATCCAGGGCGCGCAGTCGGGCGACTTCCTGCGCCGCATCCACCGGCTGCTGCTGGGCGAGGACGGCTTCTACGACGAGATCTTCGAGGCCCTGCGCATCCCGTACGAGCCGGTGCGCTGGGTCCAGGACATCTCCGCCACCCACGAGGACGACGTCGCCAAGGTCGCCCGCGTGCACGAGCTGATCCACGCCTACCGGGTCCGCGGCCACCTGATGGCCGACACCGACCCGCTGGAGTACAAGCAGCGCCGCCACCCCGACCTGGACATCCTCCAGCACGGCCTCACCCTGTGGGACCTGGAGCGCGAGTTCGCGACCGGCGGGTTCGGCGGCAAGCCGACCATGAAGCTGCGCGACATCCTCGGCGTGCTGCGGATGGCCTACTGCCGCACGGTCGGCATCGAGTACATGCACATCCAGGACCCCGAGGAGCGGGCCTGGATCCAGGAGCGCGTCGAGGTCCCGCACGACAAGCCGTCGCGCGAGGAGCAGCTGCACGTGCTGCGCCGGCTCAACAGCGCCGAGGCGTTCGAGACGTTCCTGCAGACCAAGTTCGTCGGCCAGAAGCGGTTCTCGCTGGAGGGCGGCGAGTCGGTCATCCCGCTGCTGGACTCGGTGATCTCCGCCGCGGCCAAGGCGCACCTGGACGAGGTCGTCATCGGCATGGCGCACCGCGGCCGGCTGAACGTGCTGGCCAACATCGTCGGCAAGTCCTACGGGCAGATCTTCGGCGAGTTCGAGGGCAACCTCGACCCGCGCAGCGCGCAGGGCTCCGGCGACGTGAAGTACCACCTGGGCGCCGCGGGCGACTTCGTTGCCGACGACGGCTCCAAGATCCACTGTGAGCTGGTGGCCAACCCCTCGCACCTGGAGACGGTCGACCCGGTGCTGGAGGGCGTCGTCCGCGCCAAGCAGGACCTGCTGGACGTCGGCGAGGCCGGTTTCAGCGTGCTGCCCGTCCTGATCCACGGCGACGCCGCGTTCGCAGGGCAGGGCGTGGTGGCCGAGACCCTCAACCTCTCCCAGCTGCGCGGCTACCGCACCGGCGGCACCGTGCACGTGGTGATCAACAACCAGGTCGGGTTCACCACCGCGCCGGAGTACTCGCGCTCCAGCGTCTACTCCACCGACGTGGCCCGGATGATCCAGGCGCCGATCTTCCACGTCAACGGCGACGACCCCGAGGCCTGCGCCCGGGTGGCGCGGCTGGCCTTCGAGTACCGCCAGACGTTCAAGAAGGACGTCGTCATCGACATGGTCTGCTACCGGCGGCGCGGCCACAACGAGGGCGAGAACCCCTCGTTCACCCAGCCGCTGATGTACGACCTGATCGACGCCAAGCGGTCGGTGCGCAAGCTCTACACCGAGGCGCTGATCGGCCGCGGCGACATCACGGTCGAGGAGGCCGAGGCGTCGCTGCGCGACTACCAGCTCCAGCTGGAACGGGCGTTCACCGAGACCCGCGAGGCGGTCAAGAAGCCGCTGGAGCCGGGTTCGGTGGTCAAGCCCGACGTCGAGGAGCGGATCCCGATCGACCACGGCTCGGCCGGGACGGCGATCGGCGCCGAGGTGGTCAAGCGGATCATCGAGTCGCAGGTCAGCCTGCCGGAGGACTTCAACGTCCATCCGCGGCTGCAGCCGATCCTGCAGCGCCGGGTGCAGTCGATCGAGGACGACGCGATCGACTGGGCCACCGGCGAGCTGCTGGCGCTCGGCTCGCTGCTGATCGACGGCCGCCCGGTGCGGCTGGTCGGCCAGGACAGCCGGCGCGGCACCTTCGGCCAGCGGCACGCGGTGCTGGTGGACCGCAGGACGGGCGAGGAGTACACCCCGCTCAAGCAGTTCGGCCAGGGCGTGTCGAAGTTCTACGTGCACGACTCGCTGCTCAGCGAGTACGCCGCGATGGGCTTCGAGTACGGCTACTCGATGACCCGGCCGGACGCGCTGGTGGCCTGGGAGGCCCAGTTCGGCGACTTCGCCAACGGCGCCCAGTCGATCGTCGACGAGTACATCTCGTCCGGCGAGCAGAAGTGGGGCCAGCGTTCCAGCGTGGTGCTGCTGCTGCCGCACGGCTACGAGGGCCAGGGCCCCGACCACTCGTCCGCGCGCATCGAGCGTTACCTGCAGCTGTGCGCCCAGGACAACATGACGGTGGTCTACCCGACGACCTCGGCGAACTACTTCCACCTGCTGCGCTGGCAGGTGCTGTCCGGGCGGGGCAAGCCGCTGGTCGTGTTCACGCCCAAGGTGCTGCTGCGGCTCAAGGCGGCGGCCTCGCGGGTCTCGGAGATCACCGGCGGCGCGTTCCAGCCCGTCATCCCCGACACCGACCCGGCGATCGACCCGGCCGGGGTGCGGCGGGTGCTGCTGACCACCGGCAAGATCTACTACGAGGTGGTGAACGCCCGGAAGTCGGCGGGCGCCACCGACACCGCGGTGGTCCGGGTGGAGCGGCTCTACCCGCCGCCGGTCGACGAGATCAAGGCCGAGCTGGCCAAGTACCCGGCCGGCGCCGAGGTGGTCTGGGTACAGGACGAGCCGGCCAACATGGGCGCCTGGCCGTTCATGGCGCTCAAGCTGTCCCACCACATCGAGGGCCTGAACATGAAGCGCGTGTCGCGCCCGGCGTCCTCGTCCCCGGCGGTGGGATCGGCCAAGCTGCACCAGGCGGAGCAGGAGGCCCTGCTGGCCCGGCTGTTCGGCGAACAGAAGTAA
- a CDS encoding AIM24 family protein: MRSNFFNNMDQGQQLPGHFALQNSKMLRIHLNGDVLARQGSMVAFQGQMEFDYEGSGGMGKFLKKALTGEGVPLMRVKGQGLLFVANDADDIHLFYLENEGLTVNGSNILAYDSHLQSDIQRVQGAGIAAGGLFNTTLQGTGWVALTTHGTPVMLDCGRAPTFADGQSAVAWSTGLHVGVNRTFKASALIGRGSGEAMQLAYQGQGFVLVQASEGPTVAPHTH; the protein is encoded by the coding sequence ATGCGCAGCAACTTCTTCAACAACATGGACCAGGGCCAGCAGCTCCCCGGCCACTTCGCGCTCCAGAACTCCAAGATGCTCCGGATCCATCTGAACGGCGACGTCCTCGCCCGCCAGGGGTCCATGGTCGCGTTCCAGGGGCAGATGGAGTTCGACTACGAGGGCTCGGGCGGCATGGGCAAGTTCCTCAAGAAGGCCCTGACCGGCGAGGGCGTCCCGCTGATGCGGGTGAAGGGGCAGGGGCTGCTGTTCGTGGCCAACGACGCCGACGACATCCACCTCTTCTACCTGGAGAACGAGGGGCTCACGGTCAACGGCTCCAACATCCTGGCCTACGACTCGCACCTGCAGTCCGACATCCAGCGCGTGCAGGGCGCGGGCATCGCCGCGGGCGGCCTGTTCAACACCACCCTCCAGGGCACCGGCTGGGTGGCCCTCACCACCCACGGCACGCCGGTCATGCTCGACTGCGGGCGGGCGCCGACGTTCGCCGACGGCCAGTCCGCCGTGGCCTGGAGCACCGGCCTGCACGTGGGCGTCAACCGCACGTTCAAGGCGAGCGCGCTGATCGGGCGGGGCAGCGGCGAGGCCATGCAGCTGGCCTACCAGGGGCAGGGCTTCGTGCTCGTCCAGGCCAGCGAGGGCCCGACCGTGGCCCCGCACACCCACTGA
- a CDS encoding glutathione S-transferase family protein, translating into MTSVEKEISGGRFVRQSNHFTGRITASGADGLPAGPGRYRLLVSYACPWAHRTLIVRRLLGLEEVIGVGVVDPIRDERGWRFPEPDPVTGARFLSELYLATDPSFEGRYTVPCVWDAVTGRLVTNDFPAITIMMETEFTAYHAAGAPDLYPEALRPEIDELNELVYQTVNNGVYKAGFATAQEPYDEAVEALFGTLDLLEERLSGRRYLFGDRLTEADVRLYPTLARFDPVYYSHFKCNLRRLADYPNLWGYARDLYSLPAFRETTNFDHIKRHYYVTQRNVNPSGVVPRGPLISWDEPHGRERLASP; encoded by the coding sequence ATGACCTCGGTCGAGAAGGAGATCTCCGGCGGACGGTTCGTCCGGCAGTCCAACCACTTCACCGGCAGGATCACGGCCTCGGGGGCGGACGGCCTCCCGGCCGGGCCGGGACGGTACCGGCTGCTGGTCTCCTACGCCTGCCCCTGGGCGCACCGGACGCTGATCGTCCGGAGGCTGCTGGGCCTGGAGGAGGTGATCGGCGTCGGGGTGGTGGACCCCATCCGCGACGAGCGCGGCTGGCGGTTCCCCGAGCCCGACCCGGTGACCGGCGCCCGCTTCCTGTCGGAGCTGTACCTGGCCACCGACCCCTCGTTCGAGGGGCGCTACACGGTGCCCTGCGTCTGGGACGCGGTGACCGGGCGGCTGGTCACCAACGACTTCCCGGCGATCACGATCATGATGGAGACGGAGTTCACCGCGTACCACGCGGCCGGCGCCCCCGACCTCTACCCCGAAGCCCTCCGCCCCGAGATCGACGAGCTGAACGAGCTGGTCTACCAGACCGTCAACAACGGGGTCTACAAGGCCGGCTTCGCCACCGCGCAGGAGCCCTACGACGAGGCGGTCGAGGCCCTCTTCGGCACGCTCGACCTGCTGGAGGAACGGCTGTCCGGACGCCGCTACCTCTTCGGCGACCGGCTGACCGAGGCCGACGTCCGGCTCTATCCCACGCTGGCGCGCTTCGACCCGGTCTACTACTCGCACTTCAAGTGCAACCTGCGGCGCCTGGCCGACTATCCGAACCTGTGGGGGTACGCCCGGGACCTGTACTCCCTGCCCGCCTTCCGCGAGACCACGAACTTCGACCACATCAAGCGGCACTATTACGTGACGCAGCGCAACGTGAATCCGTCCGGCGTCGTTCCCCGGGGACCGCTCATCTCCTGGGACGAGCCGCACGGGCGGGAGCGGCTCGCAAGCCCATGA
- a CDS encoding dihydrodipicolinate reductase encodes MNARPLRVVQWATGALGRSVIRGVLERPDLELAGALVYDQDKVGMDAGVLAGRGPIGVPATADPRDVLDLDADCVVYAPGPAGDPFSDVDTVCALLASGKNVIATHGYIYPHAHGPGMVEELEDACKRGGTSLHGTGANPGFMSDVMPLTLSRLSRGITHVYARECVDFSGHPSRRMVRHIIGFGKTEEAYLRAMRPTRGAMQVLAAESLHLVAAGLGLEVDEIDTDVDYRLATADFTIAAGPVARGTVAAARWTFSAMTGGRPSITVEQIHKADAAQVPEWGRPGYAVRVHGRPSITLSTDEDWVSNGISAAAAHAVNAVPVVCAAEPGIRTYLDLPPVLGRVSGRHARRGPAAHDGAGRG; translated from the coding sequence ATGAACGCTCGACCGCTCCGCGTCGTGCAGTGGGCCACCGGGGCCCTGGGCCGCAGCGTCATCCGGGGCGTCCTGGAACGCCCGGACCTGGAGCTGGCCGGGGCCCTGGTGTACGACCAGGACAAGGTCGGCATGGACGCCGGGGTGCTGGCCGGGCGCGGGCCGATCGGCGTCCCGGCCACCGCCGACCCGCGGGACGTCCTCGACCTGGACGCCGACTGCGTGGTCTACGCCCCCGGGCCGGCGGGCGACCCGTTCAGCGACGTCGACACCGTCTGCGCGCTGCTCGCCTCCGGCAAGAACGTGATCGCCACGCACGGCTACATCTACCCCCACGCGCACGGCCCGGGCATGGTCGAGGAGCTGGAGGACGCCTGCAAGCGGGGCGGCACGTCGCTGCACGGGACCGGTGCCAACCCCGGCTTCATGTCCGACGTGATGCCGCTGACGCTGTCCCGCCTGTCCCGCGGCATCACCCACGTCTACGCGCGCGAGTGCGTGGACTTCTCCGGGCATCCGTCCCGCCGGATGGTGCGCCACATCATCGGGTTCGGCAAGACGGAGGAGGCGTACCTGCGCGCGATGCGGCCCACCCGCGGCGCGATGCAGGTGCTGGCCGCCGAGAGCCTGCACCTGGTGGCCGCCGGGCTCGGCCTGGAGGTGGACGAGATCGACACCGACGTGGACTACCGGCTGGCGACCGCCGACTTCACGATCGCGGCCGGGCCGGTGGCGCGCGGCACCGTCGCCGCGGCCCGGTGGACCTTCAGCGCGATGACCGGCGGCCGGCCGTCCATCACCGTGGAGCAGATCCACAAGGCCGACGCCGCCCAGGTCCCCGAGTGGGGCCGTCCCGGGTACGCCGTCCGGGTGCACGGCCGCCCCTCGATCACGCTCAGCACCGACGAGGACTGGGTCTCCAACGGCATCTCGGCCGCCGCGGCGCACGCCGTCAACGCCGTCCCGGTCGTCTGCGCCGCCGAGCCCGGCATCCGCACCTACCTGGACCTGCCGCCGGTCCTGGGCCGCGTCTCGGGCCGGCACGCCCGCCGCGGACCGGCCGCCCATGACGGCGCCGGGCGCGGGTAG
- a CDS encoding SDR family oxidoreductase has protein sequence MSELRYEGRVAIVTGAGHGLGRQHALELAGRGAKVVVNDLGGDRSGAGASAGPAQDVVEEIKKNGGEAVANPDNVATVEGAQAIVQTALDAFGKIDIVVNNAGILRDRSFKNMTPEEFDGVIAVHLRGSFLVASAAWAHLREQGYGRIVNTSSPAGLFGNFGQANYSTAKMGLVGFTKTLAHEGRKYGIKANAIAPVAWTRMTEDLLPAANADALGVDKVTPLVAYLVHESNEASGEVYTVGGGRVARILVAEGPGWGKKGDLSVEDIRDNWEAINAAEPHTVPANVGEQMGPLIQHLGS, from the coding sequence ATGTCGGAACTGCGTTACGAGGGTCGCGTCGCCATCGTCACCGGAGCCGGGCACGGCCTGGGCCGCCAGCACGCGCTGGAGCTGGCCGGACGCGGCGCCAAGGTCGTCGTCAACGACCTCGGCGGCGACCGCTCCGGCGCCGGCGCCTCCGCCGGCCCCGCCCAGGACGTGGTCGAGGAGATCAAGAAGAACGGTGGCGAGGCCGTCGCCAACCCCGACAACGTGGCGACCGTCGAGGGCGCGCAGGCGATCGTGCAGACCGCGCTGGACGCCTTCGGCAAGATCGACATCGTCGTCAACAACGCCGGCATCCTGCGCGACAGGTCGTTCAAGAACATGACGCCGGAGGAGTTCGACGGGGTCATCGCCGTGCACCTGCGCGGGTCGTTCCTGGTGGCGAGCGCCGCCTGGGCGCACCTGCGCGAGCAGGGCTACGGCCGGATCGTCAACACCTCGTCCCCGGCGGGCCTGTTCGGCAACTTCGGCCAGGCGAACTACAGCACGGCCAAGATGGGCCTGGTCGGGTTCACCAAGACCCTGGCCCACGAGGGCCGCAAGTACGGCATCAAGGCCAACGCGATCGCCCCGGTCGCCTGGACCCGGATGACCGAGGACCTGCTGCCCGCCGCCAACGCCGACGCGCTGGGCGTCGACAAGGTCACCCCGCTGGTGGCCTACCTGGTGCACGAGAGCAACGAGGCGTCCGGCGAGGTCTACACCGTCGGCGGCGGCCGGGTCGCGCGGATCCTGGTGGCCGAGGGCCCGGGCTGGGGCAAGAAGGGCGACCTCTCGGTCGAGGACATCCGGGACAA